One window of Mediterraneibacter gnavus ATCC 29149 genomic DNA carries:
- a CDS encoding putative manganese-dependent inorganic diphosphatase, with protein MNNGVSNNKVYVVGHKNPDTDSICSAIAYADLKSKITGEDYSPRRAGQLNEETQYVLDHFQVEAPKLLSDLRVQVKDVELRNIEGIKGSVSIKSAWKSMKELNIKTLPVTRDSKLEGLITIGDIATSYMDVYDSGILSKARTQYRNIASTIDGTIIAGNPHSYVLNGKVGILASSRKLMSEFVEENDLVILGDRQEAQQHAVDLNVSCMVVCNGARVGEEILKQAEEKEIVIISSPHDAFTVARLINQSIPVKQFMTREGIVSFQMDDYVDDVKDVMARRRFRDFPILDEAGNFLGFISRRRLLNSRRKQVILVDHNEKNQAVDGVEEAEVLEIIDHHRLSSIETMGPVFFRNQPVGCTATIVYQMYQEEGVEVEPVIASLLCSAIISDTLMFRSPTCTPLDERSARKLAEIAGIDIEKLALEMFNAGSNLKGKTAEEICFLDFKQFTVNDINFGVGQISSMSAEELREIKTEVSAYLEQARKTQGLDMIFFMLTNIVAESSELLCAGNGAREKMISAFDLKGNPEMIELKGVVSRKKQLVPTLVSALQQ; from the coding sequence ATGAATAACGGAGTGAGTAATAATAAAGTGTATGTAGTAGGGCATAAAAATCCAGATACAGATTCGATTTGTTCTGCGATCGCCTATGCTGATTTGAAATCTAAGATCACGGGAGAAGATTATAGTCCAAGGCGAGCGGGACAGCTCAATGAAGAGACGCAGTATGTGCTGGATCATTTTCAGGTTGAGGCACCGAAGCTGTTGTCGGACTTAAGAGTGCAGGTCAAAGATGTAGAACTGCGTAACATTGAAGGAATCAAGGGAAGTGTTTCCATCAAGAGTGCGTGGAAATCTATGAAAGAGCTGAATATCAAGACGCTTCCTGTGACAAGGGACAGCAAACTGGAAGGTCTGATTACCATTGGAGATATCGCGACTTCTTACATGGATGTGTATGACAGCGGGATTCTCTCCAAGGCAAGGACGCAGTACCGGAATATTGCATCGACCATTGATGGAACCATCATTGCAGGAAATCCACACAGCTATGTGTTGAACGGAAAAGTCGGGATTCTTGCATCAAGCCGAAAGCTGATGTCGGAATTTGTGGAAGAAAATGATCTGGTGATCTTAGGAGACCGCCAGGAGGCACAGCAGCATGCCGTCGATTTGAATGTGAGCTGTATGGTGGTGTGTAACGGAGCACGTGTAGGAGAAGAGATTTTAAAACAGGCAGAAGAAAAAGAAATCGTGATCATTTCTTCTCCGCATGATGCATTCACGGTCGCACGTTTGATCAACCAGAGTATTCCGGTGAAGCAGTTTATGACAAGAGAGGGGATCGTGTCTTTCCAGATGGATGACTATGTGGATGATGTCAAAGATGTGATGGCACGCAGGAGATTCCGTGACTTCCCAATCCTGGATGAGGCAGGCAATTTCCTGGGATTTATTTCCAGAAGAAGATTGCTCAACAGCCGCAGAAAACAGGTGATCCTGGTGGATCACAATGAAAAAAATCAGGCAGTGGACGGTGTGGAAGAAGCAGAGGTTCTGGAAATCATCGATCACCACCGTCTGAGCAGTATTGAAACGATGGGTCCGGTATTTTTCCGAAATCAGCCGGTTGGATGTACCGCTACGATCGTTTATCAGATGTATCAGGAAGAGGGAGTAGAAGTAGAGCCGGTGATCGCATCACTCCTTTGCTCGGCGATCATTTCCGATACCCTGATGTTTCGGTCTCCGACTTGTACACCGTTGGATGAAAGATCTGCGAGGAAACTGGCAGAGATCGCAGGGATTGATATTGAGAAGCTGGCACTGGAGATGTTTAATGCAGGAAGTAATCTGAAAGGAAAAACAGCTGAAGAAATCTGTTTCCTGGATTTCAAACAGTTTACAGTCAACGATATCAACTTTGGAGTTGGTCAGATCAGCTCTATGAGCGCAGAAGAGCTGCGTGAGATCAAAACAGAAGTATCCGCTTATCTGGAACAGGCAAGAAAGACACAGGGGCTGGATATGATCTTCTTTATGCTGACCAATATTGTCGCAGAATCTTCAGAACTTTTATGCGCCGGAAACGGAGCAAGAGAAAAGATGATCTCTGCGTTTGATCTGAAAGGAAATCCGGAGATGATCGAGCTAAAGGGTGTGGTGTCCAGAAAGAAACAGCTTGTACCGACACTGGTTTCGGCACTGCAGCAGTAG
- a CDS encoding flavin reductase family protein, translated as MGKQVWKAGNMVYPLPAVMVSTADKSGKSNILTIAWTGTICTNPAMVYISVRPERYSYHMLKESGEFVINLTTEQLAKATDYCGVRSGKDVDKWKEAHLTPAKAEKLQYAPVIEECPVNIECKVTEVKKLGSHHMFLAEVLAVQIDEQYLNEKNKFELNKTGLMAYSHGEYLSLGKKIGTFGYSVKKKKTKHKKKKK; from the coding sequence ATGGGAAAACAAGTATGGAAAGCCGGGAATATGGTATATCCACTCCCGGCAGTGATGGTGAGTACGGCGGACAAGTCCGGAAAGAGCAATATTCTGACGATCGCATGGACGGGCACGATTTGCACTAATCCGGCGATGGTTTATATTTCTGTCCGTCCGGAGCGATATTCGTATCATATGTTAAAAGAGAGTGGAGAATTTGTTATCAATCTGACAACGGAGCAGCTTGCAAAAGCAACCGATTATTGCGGAGTACGTTCCGGAAAGGATGTGGACAAATGGAAAGAGGCACATCTGACACCGGCAAAAGCAGAAAAGCTTCAGTATGCACCGGTGATCGAAGAGTGTCCGGTCAATATCGAATGTAAAGTTACAGAAGTGAAAAAACTGGGAAGCCACCATATGTTTCTGGCGGAAGTTCTGGCAGTACAGATTGATGAGCAGTATTTGAATGAAAAGAATAAGTTTGAGCTGAATAAGACAGGACTGATGGCATATTCGCATGGAGAGTATCTGTCTCTCGGGAAGAAGATCGGGACATTTGGGTACAGTGTGAAAAAGAAAAAGACGAAACATAAGAAAAAGAAAAAATAA
- the galT gene encoding UDP-glucose--hexose-1-phosphate uridylyltransferase, producing MLYESIKKLVQYGIDTGLTPECERIYTTNLLLDVFHEDNWEDVSCDLTDLVLKDILADLLKEAVTRGIIEDSIGYRDLFDTRLMNCLLPRPAQVQNDFWRHYQESPESATQFYYKFSQDSDYIRRYRIKKDRRWNVDTDYGTLDITINLSKPEKDPKAIAAARNASVSAYPKCQLCMENEGYAGRLDHPARENHRIIPITVNDSKWGFQYSPYVYYNEHCIVFNGEHTPMKIERQTFVKLFDFIKQFPHYFLGSNADLPIVGGSILSHDHFQGGHYTFAMEKAPVIQEFTVKGFEDVTAGIVKWPLSVIRLQSEDVTRVIDLADHILQAWRGYTDEAAFIFAETDGQPHNTITPIARMRDGKYELDLTLRNNITTEEHPLGVYHPHKELHHIKKENIGLIEVMGLAVLPARLKDELELLKTYILEKKDIRSNETIAKHADWTESFLPSYPEINAENVTHILEQEVGKVFCQVLEDAGVYKCTDEGLAAFDRFVETL from the coding sequence ATGTTATATGAATCTATCAAAAAACTGGTACAGTACGGCATTGATACCGGACTGACTCCGGAATGTGAACGTATTTACACTACAAACTTACTTTTGGATGTATTCCATGAAGACAACTGGGAAGATGTCTCCTGTGATCTGACAGATCTTGTGCTGAAAGACATCCTTGCCGATCTCCTTAAGGAGGCTGTTACACGCGGCATCATTGAAGACAGCATCGGCTATCGTGATCTGTTCGACACCAGACTGATGAACTGCCTGCTGCCGCGTCCGGCTCAGGTTCAGAACGACTTCTGGAGACATTATCAGGAATCTCCGGAATCCGCCACTCAGTTTTATTACAAGTTCAGTCAGGACAGCGATTACATCCGCCGGTACCGGATCAAAAAGGACCGCAGATGGAATGTAGACACAGACTACGGAACACTGGATATTACCATCAATCTGTCCAAACCGGAAAAAGATCCGAAAGCCATTGCCGCTGCGCGCAATGCTTCTGTTTCGGCTTACCCGAAATGTCAGCTCTGTATGGAGAACGAGGGGTATGCAGGGCGCCTCGATCACCCGGCCAGAGAGAATCACCGCATCATTCCGATCACGGTCAATGACAGCAAGTGGGGATTCCAGTATTCTCCTTATGTCTACTACAATGAGCACTGTATCGTGTTCAACGGAGAACATACTCCGATGAAGATCGAGCGCCAGACCTTTGTCAAGCTGTTTGATTTTATCAAACAGTTCCCGCACTATTTCCTCGGATCCAATGCAGATCTTCCGATCGTAGGCGGTTCTATTTTAAGCCATGACCACTTCCAGGGCGGACATTATACCTTTGCCATGGAAAAAGCGCCTGTCATCCAGGAGTTTACTGTCAAGGGCTTTGAAGATGTCACAGCAGGCATCGTAAAATGGCCGCTCTCTGTGATCCGTCTGCAGTCTGAGGATGTGACCAGAGTGATCGACCTTGCAGACCACATTCTGCAGGCATGGCGAGGATATACAGATGAAGCTGCTTTCATTTTTGCTGAAACAGACGGACAGCCTCACAATACGATCACGCCGATCGCCAGAATGCGGGATGGAAAATATGAGCTGGATCTGACTTTGAGAAACAACATTACCACAGAGGAACATCCGCTCGGAGTATACCATCCTCACAAAGAACTGCATCATATCAAAAAAGAAAATATCGGTCTGATCGAAGTCATGGGGCTTGCTGTACTCCCTGCACGTCTCAAAGATGAGCTGGAGCTGTTAAAGACTTATATTCTTGAGAAAAAAGACATCAGAAGCAATGAGACCATTGCAAAGCACGCGGACTGGACCGAAAGTTTCCTACCGTCCTATCCGGAGATCAACGCAGAAAATGTCACGCATATTCTGGAACAGGAAGTCGGAAAGGTCTTCTGTCAGGTCCTGGAAGATGCCGGTGTTTACAAATGCACAGACGAAGGACTCGCTGCATTTGACAGATTTGTTGAGACTTTATAA
- a CDS encoding galactokinase, with translation MKERLMKKFEELFGSTEDAGFYFSPGRVNLIGEHTDYNGGHVFPCALTLGTYGIAKKRSDRILRLYSMNLDHLGVITATLDDLTNKPEYNWANYPLGVLWALKEKGYSVDCGMDLVIYGNIPNGSGLSSSASLEVLTGVIAKDLCGFDALSMTDIALIGQYSENNFNGCNCGIMDQFAVAMGKKDCAIFLDTGTLSYEYAPVELEDAKIIITNSKVKHSLVDSQYNQRRQECSHALSLLQEELDINALGDLDIDTFEKFKEVITDPVEQKRAKHAVYENQRTIEAVSALKAGNIERFGELMNQSHISLRDDYAVSCEEIDILVDLAWQIPGVVGSRITGGGFGGCTVSIVKNDAVDTFINTIGPAYKEKVGHEAEFYTVDIGSGAQKLETL, from the coding sequence ATGAAAGAACGTTTGATGAAAAAATTTGAAGAACTTTTCGGCAGCACAGAAGATGCCGGTTTTTATTTCTCTCCGGGACGCGTGAATCTGATCGGAGAACACACAGATTACAATGGAGGACACGTATTTCCATGTGCGCTGACACTTGGTACATACGGAATCGCCAAAAAGCGCAGTGACCGTATCTTGCGTCTCTATTCTATGAATCTGGATCATCTCGGTGTGATCACTGCCACTCTTGACGATCTGACCAACAAGCCGGAATACAACTGGGCAAACTATCCGCTTGGAGTTCTCTGGGCATTAAAAGAAAAAGGATACTCTGTAGACTGTGGAATGGATCTTGTGATCTACGGAAATATTCCGAACGGTTCCGGTTTGTCCTCTTCCGCATCCCTGGAAGTTCTGACCGGAGTAATCGCAAAAGATCTCTGCGGATTTGATGCCTTAAGCATGACCGACATCGCACTGATCGGACAGTACTCTGAGAACAACTTCAACGGATGCAACTGCGGAATCATGGATCAGTTTGCAGTTGCCATGGGCAAAAAAGACTGCGCGATCTTTTTGGATACCGGCACACTCTCCTATGAGTATGCACCGGTAGAACTGGAAGACGCCAAGATCATCATCACAAACAGTAAAGTAAAACACAGTCTTGTTGACTCTCAGTACAACCAGAGACGTCAGGAATGCAGCCATGCGCTCTCTCTTCTTCAGGAAGAACTGGATATCAACGCTCTTGGTGATCTGGACATCGATACCTTTGAAAAATTCAAAGAAGTGATCACAGATCCTGTAGAGCAGAAACGTGCGAAACACGCAGTTTATGAAAACCAGCGTACCATCGAAGCGGTATCTGCATTAAAAGCAGGCAACATCGAGCGTTTCGGCGAACTGATGAATCAGTCCCACATCTCTTTAAGAGATGATTACGCAGTATCCTGTGAAGAGATCGATATCCTGGTCGATCTTGCATGGCAGATTCCGGGTGTTGTAGGTTCCCGTATCACAGGCGGCGGATTCGGGGGATGTACCGTAAGTATCGTAAAAAATGACGCTGTCGATACTTTCATCAATACTATCGGACCTGCATATAAAGAAAAGGTCGGACACGAAGCCGAATTCTACACCGTTGATATCGGAAGCGGTGCACAGAAACTGGAGACTCTCTAA
- a CDS encoding AraC family transcriptional regulator, which translates to MGKGKKSVEQTYKYSYKVGDNLLSSLSVYNVGYQQCGPEQQWGPGIRDHYCIHHIISGKGTYVADKKVYHLGEGDSFILYPDTEVKYYADPDDPWEYAWAGFMGTDAAVMVRATDFARKRPVIGRDKIPGDLIWRQLEQIYQVRGTTYEAAAAMTGALYTMLSVFIHYAEKEEKKDDLRQVYVERAKDYIASSYSYPITVEDVADYTGISRSYLFRAFQAYQKQSPKEYLTEYRIRQACHLLRETGLSVASIAYSVGFEDNLYFSKAFKKKMQMSPSQYRKNHMP; encoded by the coding sequence TTGGGGAAAGGAAAGAAGAGCGTGGAACAGACATACAAATACTCCTATAAAGTAGGAGATAATCTTCTGAGTTCTCTTTCCGTTTATAATGTGGGATATCAGCAGTGCGGACCGGAGCAGCAGTGGGGACCGGGAATCCGGGATCATTATTGTATCCACCATATTATTTCGGGAAAGGGGACCTATGTGGCAGATAAAAAAGTATATCATCTGGGAGAGGGAGACAGTTTTATTCTGTATCCGGATACAGAGGTCAAGTATTATGCAGATCCGGATGATCCGTGGGAGTACGCATGGGCAGGATTTATGGGAACCGATGCGGCTGTGATGGTACGGGCAACTGATTTTGCGAGAAAACGGCCGGTGATCGGAAGGGATAAGATTCCGGGAGATTTGATCTGGCGGCAGCTGGAGCAGATCTATCAGGTGAGAGGAACGACATATGAAGCGGCAGCAGCTATGACAGGAGCTCTTTATACCATGCTGTCCGTGTTTATTCACTATGCGGAAAAAGAAGAGAAAAAAGACGACCTCCGGCAGGTTTATGTGGAGCGGGCAAAGGATTATATTGCATCCAGTTACTCCTATCCGATCACGGTGGAGGATGTAGCGGATTATACGGGGATCAGCAGAAGTTATCTCTTTCGTGCATTTCAAGCATATCAGAAGCAGTCCCCAAAAGAATATCTGACGGAATATCGAATCCGTCAGGCATGCCATCTTCTCAGGGAGACCGGGCTTTCCGTTGCATCCATTGCGTATTCGGTAGGATTTGAAGATAATCTGTATTTTTCCAAGGCATTCAAAAAGAAGATGCAGATGAGTCCGTCCCAGTACCGGAAGAATCACATGCCATAA
- a CDS encoding polysaccharide deacetylase family protein, whose translation MGRVLTVTYVFLLLGIQPFVDIPAEREVQSVSADVEQTEEIRPKIALTFDDGPSAAYTEKLLDGLRERDVHATFFLIGENIEKGDNALLVRQMARDGHLIGNHTYHHVQLTKIKEEEALKELEETNRLIEKITGNPVEYVRPPFGEFPKGLSAKISMIPVMWTVDPLDWSVKDTEKIVSKVVTQAKENDMILLHDCYGTSVEAALQIIDRLKEKGFEFVTADRLLLP comes from the coding sequence ATGGGGAGAGTGCTGACAGTTACCTATGTTTTTTTGTTGCTGGGGATTCAGCCGTTTGTGGATATTCCGGCAGAGAGGGAAGTACAGTCTGTGAGTGCGGATGTGGAGCAGACAGAAGAAATCAGACCAAAGATCGCACTGACTTTTGATGACGGACCGAGTGCAGCGTATACAGAGAAACTTCTGGACGGGCTGAGAGAGCGGGATGTGCATGCTACGTTTTTCCTGATCGGAGAGAATATTGAAAAAGGCGACAATGCTCTGCTGGTGAGGCAGATGGCAAGAGACGGACATCTGATTGGAAATCACACGTATCATCATGTTCAGCTGACGAAGATCAAAGAAGAGGAAGCGCTCAAAGAGCTGGAGGAGACGAACCGTCTGATCGAGAAGATCACGGGAAATCCGGTAGAATATGTAAGACCTCCTTTTGGAGAATTTCCAAAGGGACTTTCCGCAAAAATTTCCATGATCCCGGTTATGTGGACAGTGGATCCGCTGGACTGGTCTGTAAAAGATACAGAGAAAATTGTCAGCAAAGTAGTGACGCAGGCAAAAGAAAATGATATGATTCTGTTACATGACTGTTACGGAACCTCTGTGGAGGCGGCCTTGCAGATCATAGACAGACTGAAAGAAAAAGGATTTGAATTTGTGACGGCAGACAGATTGCTTCTGCCTTAG
- a CDS encoding ThiF family adenylyltransferase — translation MNEYSRTELLIGEEGMGRLKQATVMVFGVGGVGSHCIEALARSGVGRLILIDNDKVSLTNINRQSIAYHSTIGRMKTEVMRERIRDINPEIVVKTYETFVLPDNVEELFEETPDYIIDAIDTVTAKLAIAELAQRREIPLISSMGTGNKLHPELFEITDLSKTSMCPLCKVMRRELKTRGIRHLKVLYSPEKPVDTSGRETGEDKGARRVLPGSISFVPPVAGLLIAGEVIREISGV, via the coding sequence ATGAATGAATATTCCAGAACAGAACTTTTGATCGGAGAAGAGGGGATGGGGAGACTTAAGCAGGCGACTGTCATGGTATTTGGTGTCGGCGGCGTAGGCTCTCACTGTATTGAGGCACTTGCAAGAAGCGGTGTGGGCAGGCTGATCCTGATCGATAATGACAAGGTTTCTCTGACGAACATCAACCGGCAGTCGATCGCATATCACAGTACCATCGGACGGATGAAGACGGAAGTGATGCGGGAGCGGATCCGGGATATCAATCCGGAGATTGTTGTAAAGACTTATGAGACCTTTGTACTGCCGGATAATGTGGAGGAATTGTTTGAAGAAACTCCGGATTATATCATTGATGCCATCGATACGGTAACGGCAAAGCTGGCGATCGCGGAACTGGCGCAGAGAAGGGAGATCCCACTGATCAGCAGTATGGGAACCGGCAACAAGCTGCATCCGGAACTGTTTGAAATCACAGACCTGTCAAAGACCAGTATGTGTCCGCTCTGTAAAGTGATGCGGCGGGAACTGAAAACAAGAGGGATTCGACATCTGAAAGTATTGTATTCACCGGAAAAACCAGTCGATACGTCCGGACGTGAGACCGGAGAGGACAAAGGAGCGCGCCGTGTACTTCCGGGCAGCATTTCCTTTGTACCGCCGGTGGCAGGGCTTTTGATCGCAGGAGAGGTCATCCGCGAGATCAGCGGTGTCTGA
- a CDS encoding replication-associated recombination protein A, whose translation MDLFDYMREKTQEQESPLASRMRPQTLEEVVGQQHIIGKDKLLYRAIKADKLGSIIFYGPPGTGKTTLAKVIAHTTSAEFKQINATVAGKKDMEQVVNEAKELLGMYRKKTILFIDEIHRFNKGQQDYLLPFVEDGTITLIGATTENPYFEVNGALISRSSVFELKSLEKEDIRTLLKRAVYDENKGMGSFHAEIDEDALEFLADVSGGDARSALNAIELGVLTTERSEDGKIHITLDVASECIQKRVVRYDKGGDNHYDTISAFIKSMRGSDPDAAVYYLAKMLYAGEDIKFIARRIMICAAEDVGNADPVALTVAVSAAQAVERIGMPEAQIILSQAVLYVATAPKSNSAVNAIFAANENVRQYKTTVPSHLQDAHYKGSKNLGHGIGYKYAHDYPNHYVEQQYLPDEIKNARFYEPGDLGYEKQIKEHLQKLREQ comes from the coding sequence ATGGATTTATTTGATTATATGAGAGAAAAAACACAGGAGCAGGAATCTCCCCTGGCATCCAGAATGCGTCCGCAGACGCTGGAAGAAGTGGTAGGACAGCAGCATATCATAGGGAAAGACAAGCTTTTGTATCGTGCGATCAAGGCGGATAAGCTGGGATCGATCATTTTTTACGGACCTCCGGGAACAGGAAAGACGACTCTTGCAAAGGTGATTGCACATACGACCAGTGCGGAGTTCAAGCAGATCAATGCCACAGTAGCGGGAAAAAAAGATATGGAGCAGGTGGTAAATGAAGCGAAAGAACTGCTCGGAATGTATCGCAAAAAAACGATCCTGTTTATTGACGAGATCCACAGATTTAACAAGGGACAGCAGGACTATCTGCTTCCATTCGTGGAGGACGGTACCATTACCTTGATCGGAGCAACAACGGAAAATCCGTATTTTGAAGTCAATGGTGCGTTGATTTCCCGATCCAGTGTATTTGAATTAAAATCTCTGGAGAAAGAAGATATTCGCACTCTGTTGAAACGTGCGGTTTATGATGAGAATAAGGGAATGGGAAGTTTTCATGCAGAAATCGACGAGGATGCGCTGGAGTTTCTGGCAGATGTATCCGGCGGAGATGCAAGAAGTGCGCTCAATGCCATTGAGCTTGGTGTTTTGACGACAGAGCGCAGTGAGGACGGCAAGATTCATATTACGCTGGATGTGGCGTCAGAATGTATTCAAAAGCGGGTTGTGCGCTATGATAAGGGCGGAGACAATCATTATGATACGATTTCCGCATTTATCAAAAGTATGCGGGGATCTGATCCCGATGCTGCAGTGTATTATCTGGCAAAAATGCTGTATGCAGGAGAAGATATCAAATTTATTGCCCGCAGGATCATGATCTGTGCAGCAGAGGATGTGGGAAATGCAGATCCTGTGGCACTCACGGTGGCTGTCTCCGCAGCACAGGCAGTGGAGCGGATCGGGATGCCGGAGGCACAGATTATTTTATCGCAGGCAGTACTGTATGTGGCGACTGCGCCAAAAAGTAATTCGGCGGTCAATGCGATTTTTGCGGCAAATGAAAATGTACGGCAATATAAGACCACGGTTCCGTCACATCTGCAGGATGCACATTACAAGGGTTCTAAAAATCTGGGACATGGGATCGGATATAAATATGCACATGACTATCCGAATCATTATGTAGAACAGCAGTATCTTCCGGATGAAATCAAAAACGCCAGGTTCTACGAACCCGGCGATCTTGGCTATGAAAAACAGATCAAAGAGCATTTACAAAAGCTTCGTGAGCAGTAG
- a CDS encoding DUF4364 family protein has protein sequence MSETYTLYKLIVLYMLDKVDFPLTTSQISEFILEKEYTTYFKLQETLAEMEHSGLLRVETTHNRTLYHLTDNGLDTIQYFKNKISPAIQRDIDEFLKEKKYDLKEEVSVKSDYYLNTNHEYEVCCQIVENGFSLIDLKLTVPTESEAEAIAGNWASQSQDIYTLLLTKLL, from the coding sequence ATGTCTGAAACTTATACACTGTATAAACTGATCGTATTGTACATGCTGGATAAAGTGGATTTTCCATTGACAACTTCACAGATTTCCGAATTTATTCTGGAAAAAGAATACACAACTTATTTTAAGCTTCAGGAAACACTCGCTGAAATGGAACATTCCGGACTGCTCCGCGTGGAAACGACCCACAACCGTACTCTGTATCATCTGACAGACAACGGTCTGGACACCATCCAATACTTTAAAAACAAGATTTCCCCTGCCATTCAGCGGGATATTGATGAATTTCTCAAAGAAAAGAAGTATGATCTGAAAGAAGAGGTTTCTGTCAAGTCCGACTACTATCTGAACACCAACCATGAATATGAGGTCTGCTGTCAGATTGTAGAAAACGGCTTCAGCCTGATCGATCTGAAACTCACGGTTCCTACCGAATCAGAAGCTGAAGCCATTGCCGGAAACTGGGCTTCCCAGAGCCAGGATATCTATACCCTACTGCTCACGAAGCTTTTGTAA
- a CDS encoding TIGR01212 family radical SAM protein (This family includes YhcC from E. coli K-12, an uncharacterized radical SAM protein.): protein MRWGEKRYHSLDYELKQMFKEKVYKIALNGGMTCPNRDGHVGTGGCIFCSSQGSGDFAGSARLSIAEQIRQGKADISSKRPVHSYIAYFQAFTNTYAPVETLRALYMEAIADPEVKILSIATRPDCLGADVLALLDEINQIKPVWVELGLQTIHPETSAYIRRGYELSVFEQAVKELRAIGITVIVHTILYLPGETKDDMLDTIHYLNHMDIQGIKLQLLHVLTHTDLAADYEKHPFYIPDMQDYIQFLGTCIAHLNPEIVIHRLTGDGPKDLLIAPLWTSNKRTVLNQLHSHLKEQDIWQGKEYYV, encoded by the coding sequence ATGCGCTGGGGTGAAAAAAGATACCACTCTCTGGATTATGAATTAAAACAGATGTTCAAAGAAAAAGTTTACAAAATCGCCTTAAACGGCGGCATGACCTGTCCAAACCGTGACGGTCATGTCGGAACAGGGGGCTGCATCTTCTGCAGTTCCCAGGGTTCCGGCGATTTTGCCGGCTCTGCCAGACTTTCCATCGCCGAACAGATAAGACAGGGAAAAGCAGATATTTCTTCCAAACGTCCGGTGCACTCTTATATTGCCTATTTTCAGGCATTTACGAACACTTATGCGCCGGTGGAAACTCTTCGTGCCCTTTATATGGAAGCCATTGCTGATCCGGAGGTGAAGATTCTCTCCATTGCCACCAGACCGGATTGTCTGGGAGCAGATGTCCTCGCACTGCTCGATGAGATCAACCAGATCAAACCTGTCTGGGTGGAGCTGGGATTGCAGACCATCCATCCCGAAACCAGCGCCTACATCCGGCGCGGATATGAGCTTTCAGTATTTGAACAGGCAGTAAAAGAACTTCGCGCCATCGGCATCACGGTAATTGTTCATACGATTCTGTATCTGCCGGGTGAGACGAAAGACGATATGCTGGATACGATCCACTATCTCAATCATATGGATATTCAGGGGATCAAACTGCAGCTGCTCCATGTCTTAACCCACACAGACCTTGCAGCCGACTATGAAAAACACCCCTTTTATATTCCCGATATGCAGGATTATATTCAGTTTCTCGGCACCTGTATCGCACATTTGAATCCAGAGATCGTGATTCATCGCCTGACCGGAGACGGACCGAAAGACCTTTTGATCGCCCCTCTTTGGACAAGCAATAAAAGAACCGTATTAAATCAGCTTCACAGCCACCTGAAAGAACAGGATATCTGGCAGGGAAAGGAGTACTATGTCTGA